From one Solanum lycopersicum chromosome 12, SLM_r2.1 genomic stretch:
- the LOC101244061 gene encoding uncharacterized protein gives MFKSSLESEASMNQKQLEDEKQTEETIVNKFGEDFTTCIYVAKIAHIFHAITTTWSKNMTSHTLDIIVEHLSEERHFTCKIDLKSWQFWGKKGLKSFRVGEKRTDIYWDLRSAKFSTRPEPVSDYYVALVSEGDMVLLIGDQNKEAFKRTKSLPAMLDASLLHKKETIYAKKCFCTRTMLGQGKKQHDITIESVLSGPSDPAMQISVNGTVAIRIANLHWRFRGNEKVFLDNVPVEIFWDVHDWLYSGPNYGPGSFIFKQGKLEERYSDSETNINDENCDLQSPCTEFCHFLYAWKTE, from the coding sequence ATGTTCAAATCATCATTAGAATCTGAAGCTTCTATGAATCAGAAACAATTGGAAGATGAGAAGCAAACTGAAGAAACTATTGTCAATAAATTTGGAGAGGATTTTACAACTTGCATTTATGTTGCCAAAATTGCACATATTTTCCATGCCATAACTACAACATGGTCCAAAAACATGACTAGCCATACCCTTGATATCATAGTGGAACACCTTTCTGAAGAAAGACATTTCACATGTAAAATTGACCTAAAATCTTGGCAATTTTGGGGTAAGAAAGGTTTGAAATCATTCAGAGTGGGTGAGAAGCGCACGGACATCTACTGGGATTTGAGATCAGCCAAATTCTCAACCAGACCAGAGCCTGTATCAGATTATTACGTGGCATTGGTCTCAGAAGGGGATATGGTATTATTAATAGGCGATCAAAATAAAGAAGCATTCAAGAGAACAAAATCACTACCAGCCATGCTAGATGCTTCATTATTACACAAAAAGGAAACTATATATGCGAAAAAATGCTTTTGCACAAGAACAATGTTAGGGCAAGGGAAAAAACAACATGATATTACTATTGAATCTGTCCTTTCAGGTCCATCTGATCCTGCTATGCAAATCAGTGTGAATGGAACTGTAGCAATTCGGATCGCGAATTTGCATTGGAGATTTAGGGGAAATGAGAAGGTTTTTTTGGATAATGTACCTGTTGAGATCTTCTGGGATGTGCATGATTGGTTATATAGTGGTCCTAACTATGGTCCTGGATCTTTCATTTTCAAGCAAGGAAAATTGGAAGAGAGATATTCAGACTCTGAAACCAATATCAATGATGAAAATTGTGATTTGCAATCTCCATGTACAgaattttgtcattttctttatgCATGGAAGACTGAATAA
- the LOC101250088 gene encoding sufE-like protein 1, chloroplastic/mitochondrial, with protein sequence MSSEVSFLFSRIFSTSNSPFSLLPLLHHLPSMSISTKIPHPLHHPNSPYPKSSKSSFLYSKPTKLAFFRSITIERISTKSVSATPAAAGEASSSSLQPIEELPTKLQEMVKLFQAVEQPKAKYEQLLFYGKNLKPLDAQYKTSENKVQGCVSQVWVRAYFDSEKNVVFEADSDSVLTKGLAALLVQGLSGRPVEEILKVSPDFAVLLGLQQSLTPSRNNGFLNMLKLMQKKALQLYVEEAEKGANSGQSEVSNASSTESLGVNGNGNVESVASPEVNGNNVAVGASDDGVLRSRGMRIKQKLEKELRPVELEVEDISYQHAGHAGIRGSDGETHFNLKVVSEEFEGKSLVKRHRMIYGLLQDELQNGLHALSIVAKTPSEVGSS encoded by the coding sequence ATGTCTAGTGAGGTTAGTTTTCTCTTCTCTCGTATCTTCTCAACATCAAACTCACCATTTTCTCTACTTCCTTTGCTCCATCATCTTCCATCCATGTCGATTTCGACCAAAATTCCTCATCCTCTCCATCACCCTAATTCACCATACCCCAAATCCTCAAAATCCTCTTTTTTATACTCAAAACCCACTAAATTAGCCTTCTTTAGATCCATTACCATCGAAAGAATTTCAACAAAATCTGTTTCTGCAACCCCAGCAGCAGCAGGAGAAGCTTCTTCTTCATCTCTCCAACCCATTGAAGAGCTTCCAACGAAGCTTCAAGAAATGGTCAAGCTTTTTCAAGCAGTTGAGCAACCAAAGGCTAAGTACGAGCAACTGTTGTTTTATGGCAAGAATTTAAAACCACTCGATGCCCAGTACAAGACTAGTGAAAATAAGGTTCAGGGTTGTGTTTCACAGGTTTGGGTTAGGGCGTATTTTGATTCTGAGAAAAATGTTGTATTTGAGGCTGATTCTGATTCGGTACTTACTAAAGGTCTTGCTGCTTTGTTAGTTCAGGGACTTTCTGGAAGACCTGTAGAAGAGATTTTAAAAGTTTCCCCTGATTTTGCTGTACTTTTGGGGTTGCAACAAAGCTTAACTCCTTCTAGGAATAATGGGTTTTTGAATATGTTGAAGTTAATGCAGAAAAAAGCACTTCAATTGTATGTTGAAGAAGCTGAGAAAGGTGCTAATTCAGGGCAGAGTGAAGTATCAAATGCCTCGTCGACTGAGTCTCTTGGTGTTAATGGTAATGGAAATGTGGAGTCTGTAGCCAGTCCTGAAGTTAATGGAAACAATGTTGCTGTTGGTGCTAGTGATGATGGTGTTTTGAGGAGTAGAGGGATGAGAATCAAGCAGAAACTGGAGAAGGAACTTAGGCCTGTGGAACTAGAAGTTGAAGATATATCTTATCAGCACGCAGGACACGCGGGGATTAGAGGTAGTGATGGAGAGACACACTTTAATTTAAAAGTGGTGTCAGAGGAATTTGAAGGTAAGAGTTTGGTTAAGAGGCATAGGATGATTTATGGTTTACTGCAAGATGAGTTGCAGAATGGACTACACGCTTTATCAATTGTGGCCAAGACGCCGTCTGAAGTTGGTAGTAGTTGA